CGACGACGTCGTCGTCCTGCCCGGTCACGGCGAGCAGACCTCCATCGGCCGCGAGCGCGCCACCAACCCGTTCCTGCTCGACCTCCTCGACTCCGGCCCCGGCAACGTGGCCGGTCGAGTCACCCGAGGACTGTGATCCCCTGATGGCCAAGCCGACTCCGCTCAGCGGATTCCCCGAGCTCCTCCCTGCCCAGCGTTACGTCGAGCAGCAGGTCGTCGCGACCCTCGCGCGCACCTTCGAGCTGCACGGGTTCGCCAACATCGAGACCCGCGCCGTCGAGCCGCTCGACCAGCTGCTGCGCAAGGGCGACACCTCCAAGGAGGTCTACGTCCTGCGCCGCCTGCAGGAGGACGACAGCTCGAAGGACAAGGGGATCGGGCTCCACTTCGACCTCACCGTCCCGTTCGCGCGCTTCGTGCTCGAGAACGCCGGCAAGCTCGAGTTCCCGTTCCGCCGCTACCAGATCCAGAAGGTGTGGCGTGGCGAGCGGCCCCAGGAGGGCCGCTTCCGCGAGTTCACCCAGGCCGACATCGACATCGTCGGACGCGACACGCTGCCGTTCCACCACGACGTCGAGGTCGCCCGGGTGATGCTCGAGGCGCTCGGCCGGCTGGACTTCCTGCCCGGCTTCCGGCTCCAGGTCAACAACCGCAAGCTGATCCAGGGCTTCTACGCCGGCCTGGGCCTCGACCCCGACGGCATCGACGAGGTGATGCGCCTGGTCGACAAGCTCGACAAGCTGCCGGTCGAGAAGGTCCGCGACATGCTGCTCGCCGAGGCCGGGGTCAGCGAGGACCAGGCCGACAAGGCGCTGGCGCTCGCCACCATCAAGGCGACCGACGACTCGTTCGTCCAGCGGGTCCGCGACCTCGGCGTCAGCCACGAACTCCTCGACGAGGGCCTCGACGAGCTGGCGACCCTGGTCCGCTCCTGCGCGCCGCTGGCGACCGAGCGCACCCGGATCGAGGCCGACCTCTCCATCGCGCGCGGCCTGGACTACTACACCGGCACGGTCTTCGAGACCCGCCTCGACGGCTACGAGTCGCTCGGCTCGATCTGCTCCGGCGGTCGCTACGACGCGCTCGCCTCCGACGGCCGTACGACCTACCCCGGCGTCGGCATCTCCCTCGGCCTCAGCCGCCTGCTCGTCACCCTCATCCAGCGTGGCGTGCTCACCGCTGACCGTTCGGTGCCCAGCGTGGTGCTGGTCGCGGTCACCGACGAGGAGTCGCGCGCCGACGCCGACGCGATCGCCACCGCCCTGCGGGCCCGCGCGATCCCGTGCGAGGTCGCGCCCACCGCGGCGAAGTTCGGCAAGCAGATCCGCCACGCCGAGCGGCGTGGCATCCCGTACGTCTGGTTCCGCCAGGACGACGGGACGAGCGAGGTCAAGGACATCCGCTCCGGAAACCAGGTCGCCGCCGATCCGGCGACGTGGGAGCCTCCGAACGAGGACCTGCGCCCGCAGGTCGTCACCACCATTGATGAAGGGGAATCCAAGTGATCCGCACCCATGTCGCCGGCGACCTGACCGTGCCTGCGAACGTCGGCGAGACCGTCACCCTCACGGGGTGGGTGGCCAACCGGCGCGATCACGGCGGGGTGGCCTTCATCGACCTGCGCGACGCCTCGGGCGTGGTCCAGGTCGTCATCCGTGACCCCGAGGTGGCGCACCCGCTGCGCAGCGAGTTCTGCCTCAAGGTCACCGGCGAGGTGGTCGAGCGCACCGAGGGCAACATCAACCCCAACCTGCCGACGGGCCACTACGAGGTCGTCGCCAGCGACGTCGAGGTGCTCAGCGCCGCAGCGCCGCTGCCGTTCCCGATCAGCGACCACGTCGAGGTGGGGGAGGAGGTGCGCCTCAAGCACCGCTACCTGGACCTGCGCCGCAGCGCGCCGGGCAACGCGATCCGGTTGCGCAGCAACGTCAACAAGGCCGCCCGCGACGTGCTGGCCAGCCACGACTTCGTCGAGATCGAGACGCCGACGCTGACCCGCAGCACTCCCGAGGGCGCCCGTGACTTCCTGGTGCCCGCGCGCCTCCAGCCGGGCAGCTGGTACGCCCTGCCGCAGAGCCCCCAGCTGTTCAAGCAGCTGCTCATGGTCGCCGGCATGGAGCGCTACTACCAGATCGCGCGCTGCTACCGCGACGAGGACTTCCGCGCCGACCGCCAGCCCGAGTTCACCCAGCTCGACATCGAGATGAGCTTCGTGACGCAGGACGACGTGATCGCCCTGGGCGAGCAGATCGTGGCCGCGCTGTGGAAGCTGATCGGGTACGACGTCCCGCTTCCCCTGCCGCGCATGACGTACGCCGACGCGATGGCCCGCTACGGCTCCGACAAGCCCGACCTGCGGATGGGTCTCGAGCTCGTCGAGTGCACCGACTACTTCAAGGACACCCCGTTCCGGGTCTTCCAGGCGCCGTACGTCGGCGCCGTGGTGATGCCGGGCGGCGCGAGCCAGCCGCGCAAGCAGCTCGACGCGTGGCAGGAGTGGGCCAAGCAGCGCGGTGCGAAGGGCCTGGCGTACGTCCTGGTCCAGGAGGACGGCGAGCTCGGCGGTCCCGTGGCCAAGAACATCACCGACGAGGAGAAGGCCGGCCTGGCCGCTCACGTCGGTGCCCGGCCCGGTGACTGCATCTTCTTCGCCGCCGGTCCCGTGAAGTCCAGCCGCGCGCTCCTCGGCGCTGCCCGCCTCGAGATCGGCCGTCGCGGCGGTCTCCTGGACGAGAACGCCTGGAGCTTCCTGTGGGTCGTCGACGCGCCGCTCTTCGAGCCCGCTGACGAGGCCACGGCGGCCGGCGACGTCGCGGTCGGTGGGGGAGCCTGGACCGCGGTCCACCACGCCTTCACCAGCCCGCAGGACCTCGACTCCTTCGACACCGACCCCGGCAACGCCCTGGCGTGGGCCTACGACATCGTCTGCAACGGCAACGAGATCGGCGGCGGCTCGATCCGTATCCACCGCGAGGACATCCAGAAGCGGGTCTTCGAGGTGATGGGGATCGGCGAGGCCGAGGCGGAGGAGAAGTTCGGCTTCCTGCTCGAGGCGTTCAAGTTC
This genomic interval from Nocardioides kongjuensis contains the following:
- the hisS gene encoding histidine--tRNA ligase, producing the protein MAKPTPLSGFPELLPAQRYVEQQVVATLARTFELHGFANIETRAVEPLDQLLRKGDTSKEVYVLRRLQEDDSSKDKGIGLHFDLTVPFARFVLENAGKLEFPFRRYQIQKVWRGERPQEGRFREFTQADIDIVGRDTLPFHHDVEVARVMLEALGRLDFLPGFRLQVNNRKLIQGFYAGLGLDPDGIDEVMRLVDKLDKLPVEKVRDMLLAEAGVSEDQADKALALATIKATDDSFVQRVRDLGVSHELLDEGLDELATLVRSCAPLATERTRIEADLSIARGLDYYTGTVFETRLDGYESLGSICSGGRYDALASDGRTTYPGVGISLGLSRLLVTLIQRGVLTADRSVPSVVLVAVTDEESRADADAIATALRARAIPCEVAPTAAKFGKQIRHAERRGIPYVWFRQDDGTSEVKDIRSGNQVAADPATWEPPNEDLRPQVVTTIDEGESK
- the aspS gene encoding aspartate--tRNA ligase, with the protein product MIRTHVAGDLTVPANVGETVTLTGWVANRRDHGGVAFIDLRDASGVVQVVIRDPEVAHPLRSEFCLKVTGEVVERTEGNINPNLPTGHYEVVASDVEVLSAAAPLPFPISDHVEVGEEVRLKHRYLDLRRSAPGNAIRLRSNVNKAARDVLASHDFVEIETPTLTRSTPEGARDFLVPARLQPGSWYALPQSPQLFKQLLMVAGMERYYQIARCYRDEDFRADRQPEFTQLDIEMSFVTQDDVIALGEQIVAALWKLIGYDVPLPLPRMTYADAMARYGSDKPDLRMGLELVECTDYFKDTPFRVFQAPYVGAVVMPGGASQPRKQLDAWQEWAKQRGAKGLAYVLVQEDGELGGPVAKNITDEEKAGLAAHVGARPGDCIFFAAGPVKSSRALLGAARLEIGRRGGLLDENAWSFLWVVDAPLFEPADEATAAGDVAVGGGAWTAVHHAFTSPQDLDSFDTDPGNALAWAYDIVCNGNEIGGGSIRIHREDIQKRVFEVMGIGEAEAEEKFGFLLEAFKFGAPPHGGIAFGWDRVVALLAGTDSIRDVIAFPKTGGGYDPLTAAPAPITPEQRKEAGVDARPAEENKA